The Kaustia mangrovi genome has a segment encoding these proteins:
- a CDS encoding helix-turn-helix domain-containing protein, giving the protein MKDQEQAGAPEEATLGQRLRTLRKSHALSLKELSARASLSIGALSQIERGLSSPSVRTLNKLATTFDVPLSYFFTDPGASEADGVVVRHDHGGAEMAVSAQGIRKRLLTPKTLGGLQLMLVQMEPEASSGPEAYGHPGLDAGYVVSGALRLEVGGQIYLLTAGDSFGFPSTRPHRFECVGTQPAEIVWVNTQ; this is encoded by the coding sequence ATGAAAGATCAGGAACAGGCCGGTGCGCCGGAGGAAGCCACGCTCGGTCAACGACTGAGGACCCTGCGCAAGAGCCATGCGCTGTCGCTCAAGGAGCTGTCGGCGCGCGCCAGCCTCTCGATCGGTGCGCTGAGCCAGATCGAGCGCGGACTCTCCTCGCCCTCCGTGCGCACGCTGAACAAGCTGGCGACGACATTCGACGTGCCGCTGTCCTATTTCTTCACCGATCCGGGCGCGTCGGAGGCCGACGGTGTCGTGGTCCGCCACGACCATGGAGGCGCCGAGATGGCGGTCAGCGCCCAGGGCATCCGCAAGCGGCTGCTGACACCCAAGACGCTCGGCGGCCTGCAGCTCATGCTCGTGCAGATGGAGCCCGAGGCCAGTTCCGGCCCGGAAGCCTATGGCCATCCGGGACTCGATGCCGGCTATGTGGTCAGCGGAGCGCTGCGGCTCGAGGTCGGCGGGCAGATCTACCTGCTCACCGCGGGCGACAGTTTCGGCTTTCCCTCCACCCGGCCGCACCGGTTCGAATGCGTCGGCACCCAGCCGGCCGAGATCGTCTGGGTCAACACCCAGTAA
- a CDS encoding hydantoinase/oxoprolinase family protein: MRVGVEVGGTFTDLVAVDGGEIQVRKVPSTPSSPDIGVLNALDQAEVALSGVDDLVHGSTVATNALLERKGAKVAFVVTQGFRDILFLQRHDRRNIYDLRYKRPRPVVDRADCFEVAERIDAAGTVVTPLDVAAEVARLVPLLRAGGYQSVAVCLLSSYANPVHEQALSAALHEALPEMLVTASADVTREFREFERASTATLAAYVQPVIDKYLNRLETELASRGFDARFSIMQSNGGRIPAAAMRRNAISALFSGPAAGVIGAIRQAERAGTGNVITFDMGGTSTDVCLVTDGKPGISPDTELDGLPVRSPVIDIATVGAGGGSLVWIDDGGMLRVGPRSAGAEPGPACYGKGGTLPTITDAHVLRGTIRPEAFLGGTMSIDRKAAERAFEPIAQGLGLSVAEAATAALRLSVANIVRAIQLVSTEKGNDPRDYALVPYGGAGPLLAAEIAEEMQLPRVIVPPNPGVLSAYGLIASDFSKITAITRRFTVDSDAPEKVRAAYAEMEKAARADFESFGLKDGLRFECVADMRFVGQAFEVPVELTPETLSRLDATTLEDLFQAAHHRIFLHGGSRGQKIEVVGFRMTVSRPIETLPAFRERKGAGTTPPEAPIVLPDGSAGWRRCTRPRR, encoded by the coding sequence ATGCGGGTTGGAGTGGAAGTCGGCGGGACCTTTACGGATCTCGTGGCGGTCGATGGCGGAGAGATCCAGGTGCGCAAGGTCCCCTCGACCCCGTCGAGCCCGGATATCGGCGTTCTGAACGCCCTCGACCAGGCCGAGGTGGCGCTGTCCGGCGTGGACGATCTGGTGCATGGCTCGACCGTGGCGACGAACGCCTTGCTGGAACGCAAGGGTGCGAAAGTCGCCTTCGTGGTGACGCAGGGGTTCCGCGACATTCTCTTCCTGCAGCGCCACGACCGCCGCAACATCTACGACCTGCGCTACAAGCGGCCCCGCCCGGTGGTCGACCGCGCCGACTGTTTCGAGGTGGCCGAGCGGATCGACGCCGCCGGCACGGTGGTGACGCCTCTCGACGTGGCGGCGGAGGTGGCGCGGCTGGTACCGCTGCTGCGCGCCGGCGGCTATCAGTCGGTGGCGGTGTGCCTGTTGTCGTCCTATGCCAATCCGGTGCACGAGCAGGCGCTGAGCGCCGCGCTGCACGAGGCGCTGCCGGAGATGCTGGTCACCGCCTCGGCCGATGTGACCCGCGAGTTCCGCGAGTTCGAGCGCGCCTCGACCGCGACGCTCGCGGCCTATGTCCAGCCGGTGATCGACAAGTATCTGAACCGGCTGGAGACGGAGCTGGCGTCGCGCGGCTTTGACGCGCGCTTCTCGATCATGCAGTCGAATGGCGGGCGTATCCCGGCCGCCGCGATGCGGCGCAACGCCATCTCCGCGCTGTTCTCCGGCCCCGCCGCCGGTGTGATCGGCGCGATCCGCCAGGCCGAACGCGCGGGCACCGGCAATGTGATCACCTTCGACATGGGCGGCACCTCCACCGATGTCTGCCTTGTCACCGACGGAAAGCCTGGCATTTCCCCCGACACCGAGCTCGACGGGCTGCCGGTGCGCTCGCCGGTCATCGACATCGCCACGGTGGGGGCGGGCGGCGGCTCGCTGGTCTGGATCGACGATGGCGGCATGCTGCGGGTCGGCCCGCGCAGCGCCGGGGCGGAGCCGGGTCCGGCCTGCTATGGCAAGGGCGGCACGCTGCCCACCATCACCGACGCCCATGTGCTGCGCGGCACGATCCGGCCGGAAGCCTTCCTGGGCGGTACCATGAGCATCGACCGGAAGGCGGCCGAGCGCGCCTTCGAGCCGATCGCACAGGGGCTCGGCCTCAGCGTGGCCGAGGCGGCGACCGCGGCACTGCGCCTGTCTGTGGCCAATATCGTGCGCGCCATCCAGCTCGTCTCGACGGAGAAGGGCAACGACCCGCGCGACTACGCCCTGGTGCCCTATGGCGGTGCCGGTCCGCTTCTGGCCGCCGAGATCGCGGAGGAGATGCAGCTTCCCCGCGTCATCGTACCGCCCAATCCCGGCGTGCTGTCGGCCTACGGGCTCATCGCCTCGGACTTCTCCAAGATCACGGCCATAACGCGCCGCTTCACCGTCGATTCCGACGCGCCCGAAAAGGTGCGCGCGGCCTATGCCGAGATGGAGAAGGCGGCCCGGGCCGATTTCGAGAGCTTCGGGCTGAAGGACGGGCTGCGCTTCGAGTGCGTTGCCGACATGCGCTTCGTGGGGCAGGCGTTCGAAGTGCCGGTGGAGCTCACGCCGGAGACGCTGAGCCGCCTCGATGCGACGACGCTGGAGGATCTGTTCCAGGCGGCGCATCACCGCATCTTCCTGCATGGCGGGTCCAGGGGCCAGAAGATCGAGGTCGTGGGCTTCCGGATGACCGTCTCGCGCCCGATCGAGACGCTGCCCGCCTTCCGCGAGCGCAAGGGGGCGGGGACCACGCCGCCCGAGGCGCCCATCGTTCTGCCCGATGGCAGCGCGGGGTGGCGGCGGTGCACGCGGCCGCGGCGCTGA
- a CDS encoding TRAP transporter large permease encodes MRMVLSWLPGGLAVASVGASAVLAAASGSSVATSSAFARIATPEMLRYRYDAGLATGVIAAAGTLGSLIPPSILMVLYGYLAEVSVAQLFAAGVMPGILTALAFTMMIVLRVLRRPALAPKVEEHFTRADLLAAIRDTWALPVIILGVLMGIFLGVFTPTEAGAVGAALAIAVAALKRSLDWQVLGKGFRQALVSTASIFLVVIGTSLLGRFMALSGVPTFVADTFIAWGSSPLMVILAVSLLYLILGCFLDSIGILLLTMPIILPMARETGLDLIWFGIILVKLLEIGLLTPPVGLNVYIIKGALGDRVSLTTIFRGVGWFVAVDLLVLVCLVLLPGIALWLPGMME; translated from the coding sequence ATGCGCATGGTCCTGAGCTGGTTGCCCGGCGGGCTCGCCGTGGCCAGCGTGGGCGCCAGCGCGGTGCTGGCGGCCGCCTCGGGCTCGTCGGTCGCCACCTCCTCGGCCTTCGCCCGCATCGCCACGCCGGAGATGCTGCGCTATCGCTACGATGCCGGCCTCGCGACGGGGGTGATCGCCGCGGCGGGCACGCTGGGGTCGCTCATCCCGCCCTCGATCCTGATGGTGCTCTACGGCTATCTGGCCGAGGTCTCGGTGGCCCAGCTCTTCGCCGCCGGGGTCATGCCGGGGATCCTGACGGCGCTCGCCTTCACCATGATGATCGTGCTGCGTGTGCTGCGGCGCCCGGCGCTGGCGCCGAAGGTGGAGGAGCACTTCACCCGCGCCGATCTGCTGGCCGCCATCCGCGACACCTGGGCGCTGCCGGTGATCATCCTCGGCGTGCTCATGGGGATCTTCCTCGGGGTGTTCACGCCCACCGAGGCCGGCGCGGTGGGGGCGGCGCTCGCCATCGCCGTGGCCGCGCTCAAGCGCAGCCTCGACTGGCAGGTGCTGGGCAAGGGCTTCCGCCAGGCGCTGGTCAGCACTGCGAGCATCTTCCTCGTGGTGATCGGCACCTCGCTTCTCGGCCGCTTCATGGCGCTGTCGGGCGTGCCGACCTTCGTCGCCGACACCTTCATAGCCTGGGGCAGCTCGCCCCTGATGGTGATCCTCGCGGTGTCGCTGCTCTACCTGATCCTCGGCTGCTTCCTCGACAGTATCGGCATCCTGCTGCTGACCATGCCGATCATCCTGCCCATGGCGCGCGAGACGGGGCTCGACCTGATCTGGTTCGGCATCATCCTGGTCAAGCTGCTCGAGATCGGTCTGCTGACGCCGCCGGTCGGGCTCAACGTCTATATCATCAAGGGCGCGCTGGGCGACCGCGTGTCCCTGACCACGATCTTCCGCGGCGTGGGCTGGTTCGTGGCCGTCGATCTGCTGGTGCTGGTCTGTCTCGTGCTGCTGCCGGGCATCGCACTCTGGCTGCCGGGAATGATGGAGTAG
- a CDS encoding alpha/beta fold hydrolase has protein sequence MGFITTDDDVRIFYKDWGPRDAQPIVFHHGWPLSADDWDAQMLFFLSKGYRVVAHDRRGHGRSEQVADGHDIDHYAADAFAVAEALDLKDAVHIGHSTGGGEVARYVARHGEPAGRVAKAVLVSAIPPLMLKTDGNPEGTPMEVFDGFRAALAGNRAQFFRDVPSGPFYGFNREGATVHEGVIQNWWRQGMMGSAKAHYDGIEAFSETDQTEDLKAISVPTLVLHGEDDQIVPINASALKAVKLLPNGTLKTYPGFSHGMLTVNADVLNADLLAFVAG, from the coding sequence ATGGGCTTTATCACGACCGACGACGACGTGCGGATCTTCTACAAGGACTGGGGCCCCAGGGACGCCCAGCCCATCGTGTTCCATCACGGCTGGCCGCTCAGCGCCGACGACTGGGACGCGCAGATGCTGTTCTTCCTGTCGAAGGGCTATCGCGTTGTCGCCCACGACCGGCGCGGCCACGGACGCTCGGAACAGGTCGCCGACGGTCACGACATCGACCATTACGCGGCCGACGCCTTTGCCGTCGCCGAGGCGCTGGATCTGAAGGACGCGGTTCACATCGGCCATTCCACCGGTGGCGGCGAGGTGGCGCGCTACGTGGCGCGGCACGGCGAACCCGCGGGCCGGGTGGCGAAGGCCGTCCTCGTCTCTGCCATTCCGCCGCTGATGCTGAAGACCGACGGCAACCCCGAAGGCACACCGATGGAGGTCTTCGACGGCTTTCGGGCAGCGCTCGCCGGCAACCGCGCACAGTTCTTCCGCGATGTTCCGTCGGGCCCGTTCTACGGCTTCAACCGCGAGGGCGCGACGGTCCATGAAGGTGTGATCCAGAACTGGTGGCGGCAGGGCATGATGGGCAGCGCCAAGGCGCACTACGACGGCATCGAGGCCTTCTCGGAAACCGACCAGACCGAGGATCTCAAGGCGATCTCCGTGCCGACGCTGGTGCTGCACGGCGAGGACGACCAGATCGTTCCGATCAACGCCTCGGCCTTGAAGGCGGTCAAGCTTCTGCCGAACGGCACGCTGAAGACCTATCCCGGTTTCTCGCACGGGATGCTGACGGTGAACGCCGATGTGCTGAACGCAGACCTTCTGGCGTTCGTCGCCGGCTGA
- a CDS encoding LysR family transcriptional regulator has translation MDIEELQTFVEVADTGGVSAAARRLGISKSIVSRRLFKLEAELGVQLVARTTRGAALTEAGVTFREHAARIGAEIEMARETLLPAGELRGRLRIAMPLSFGPTHFAPVLAQLAHRHPQLRVDASYSDRFVDLIAEGFDCAIRVGYLEDSSLIAKRIGPVAGKLVASPDYIAAHGAPETPDELVAHQALMQGTESWQLMDGDKIVTVQPQGRFKADNGIALTGAAVAGLGIGYLPDCLTHELVSTGALVPVMTRYPPPPAGAYVVRPPGQHPARKVRILTEMLIEHMGGNPQLWGCDP, from the coding sequence ATGGATATCGAGGAGCTGCAGACATTCGTGGAGGTCGCCGATACCGGGGGCGTCTCGGCTGCCGCGCGTCGGCTCGGCATCTCGAAATCGATCGTCAGCCGACGGCTTTTCAAGCTCGAGGCGGAGCTCGGCGTCCAGCTTGTCGCCCGGACCACACGCGGCGCGGCTCTCACGGAGGCCGGGGTCACGTTTCGGGAACATGCCGCCCGTATCGGCGCCGAGATCGAGATGGCCAGGGAAACGCTTCTCCCGGCCGGCGAGCTTCGCGGACGCCTGAGAATCGCCATGCCGCTGTCGTTCGGGCCGACGCACTTCGCCCCGGTGCTGGCCCAACTGGCGCATCGCCATCCGCAGCTTCGGGTCGATGCGTCCTACAGCGACCGCTTCGTCGATCTGATCGCGGAGGGCTTCGATTGTGCGATCCGGGTCGGTTACCTCGAGGACTCCAGCCTGATCGCGAAGCGCATCGGGCCGGTCGCCGGCAAGCTCGTCGCGAGCCCGGACTACATCGCAGCCCACGGCGCCCCGGAGACGCCGGACGAACTCGTTGCCCATCAGGCTCTCATGCAGGGAACGGAATCCTGGCAGCTCATGGATGGCGACAAGATCGTCACGGTTCAGCCGCAGGGGCGGTTCAAGGCCGACAACGGCATAGCCCTGACCGGCGCCGCTGTGGCTGGATTGGGGATCGGTTATCTCCCGGATTGTCTCACCCATGAGCTGGTGTCGACTGGCGCGCTCGTTCCGGTCATGACACGCTATCCTCCCCCGCCGGCGGGCGCCTATGTCGTGCGTCCCCCCGGTCAGCATCCTGCGCGGAAAGTGCGGATACTGACCGAGATGCTGATCGAGCATATGGGGGGGAACCCGCAGCTCTGGGGTTGCGATCCGTGA
- a CDS encoding hydrolase, whose protein sequence is MTLRNGLDSLLRPEESVLVLIDHQPYQLANLNSHEPQMVVNNATALAKAAKAFGVPTILTSVIADRGGLIFPQITDVFPDQEVIDRTFINTWEDRTVVDAVEATGRKQLIIAGLWTEICVAMPTIQALGEGWDVTVVTDASGSVSVEAHKVAIQRMIAAGANMMTWLAVASEWQRDWARTEHAAELSELLVQHAGGSGSALLWEQQLLNTPVPGTEG, encoded by the coding sequence ATGACCCTTCGCAACGGCCTCGATTCCCTTCTTCGTCCCGAAGAGTCGGTCCTCGTTCTGATCGATCACCAGCCTTACCAGCTCGCGAACCTGAACAGCCACGAGCCGCAGATGGTGGTCAACAATGCAACGGCCCTGGCCAAGGCCGCCAAGGCCTTTGGGGTGCCCACCATCCTGACGAGCGTGATCGCCGACCGGGGCGGCCTCATCTTCCCGCAGATCACGGACGTGTTTCCCGACCAGGAAGTGATCGACCGGACATTCATCAACACCTGGGAAGACCGGACGGTGGTCGATGCGGTCGAGGCCACCGGCCGCAAGCAGCTCATCATCGCCGGCCTGTGGACCGAGATCTGCGTCGCGATGCCCACGATCCAGGCTCTCGGCGAAGGCTGGGACGTGACGGTCGTCACCGATGCGTCCGGCAGCGTCTCGGTGGAGGCCCATAAGGTCGCCATCCAGCGCATGATCGCAGCCGGCGCGAACATGATGACCTGGCTGGCAGTGGCGTCGGAGTGGCAGCGCGACTGGGCCCGCACGGAGCATGCCGCCGAGCTGTCGGAACTGCTCGTGCAGCACGCCGGCGGCAGCGGCAGCGCGTTGCTGTGGGAACAGCAGCTGCTCAACACGCCGGTGCCGGGCACCGAAGGCTGA
- a CDS encoding C4-dicarboxylate TRAP transporter substrate-binding protein encodes MTKTKIKALLLAAAFCAATPAAAEEITASVWFPETHPLTRDGYMALKKSVEEASDGNLTMQVYTGTSLLPPVAHLSGLTDGIVQMTYHAGTYTPSDLPEDNTLAALAIGLPDSMTAALAVADFYINDPAMQEMFKRLGIVFLGSYASPQYVMMCADEVTTLDQVKGKKLRMPSPVHAAWAESVGAVPVNVPSSEMFTGLEKGQLDCAINAANDLKSRSLWDVAKYTTLLEVGPYFAGWEYAMAQDAWAGLSPENRQILIDAMPGNIVAMTAAYLGTVDEALAEAADHGVTVSEPAAGLAKSLADFVDAKVDAMAVETGEKLGAQEPEALIARFKETYAKWEDLLADIPADDLDAIADVFRTEVYDKVDVTAYGL; translated from the coding sequence ATGACCAAGACCAAGATCAAGGCACTGCTGCTCGCCGCAGCGTTCTGTGCCGCGACCCCGGCGGCAGCGGAGGAGATCACCGCCTCCGTCTGGTTCCCGGAGACCCATCCGCTGACCCGCGACGGCTACATGGCGCTGAAGAAGAGCGTCGAGGAGGCCTCCGACGGCAATCTGACGATGCAGGTCTATACCGGCACCTCGCTCCTGCCGCCGGTGGCGCATCTGTCGGGCCTGACCGACGGCATCGTGCAGATGACCTATCATGCGGGCACCTACACGCCGTCGGACCTGCCGGAGGACAACACGCTGGCCGCGCTCGCCATCGGCCTGCCGGACAGCATGACCGCCGCGCTCGCCGTGGCGGATTTCTACATCAACGACCCGGCCATGCAGGAGATGTTCAAGCGGCTGGGCATCGTGTTCCTTGGGTCCTACGCCTCGCCGCAATATGTGATGATGTGTGCGGACGAGGTCACCACGCTGGACCAGGTCAAGGGCAAGAAGCTGCGCATGCCCTCGCCGGTCCACGCCGCCTGGGCGGAGAGCGTGGGCGCGGTGCCGGTCAATGTGCCGTCGTCGGAGATGTTCACGGGCCTCGAGAAGGGCCAGCTCGACTGCGCGATCAACGCCGCGAACGATCTCAAGTCGCGCTCGCTCTGGGATGTGGCGAAATACACCACGCTCCTGGAGGTCGGCCCCTATTTCGCCGGCTGGGAATATGCCATGGCGCAGGATGCCTGGGCCGGGCTCAGCCCCGAAAACCGCCAGATCCTGATCGACGCCATGCCCGGCAACATCGTCGCCATGACGGCCGCCTATCTCGGTACCGTCGACGAGGCGCTGGCGGAGGCCGCCGATCATGGTGTGACCGTGTCCGAACCCGCCGCGGGCCTGGCGAAGAGCCTTGCCGATTTCGTCGACGCCAAGGTCGATGCCATGGCGGTGGAGACCGGCGAGAAGCTCGGTGCGCAGGAGCCCGAAGCCCTCATCGCGCGGTTCAAGGAAACCTACGCCAAGTGGGAGGATCTGCTGGCGGATATCCCGGCGGACGATCTGGACGCCATCGCGGACGTCTTCAGGACCGAGGTCTACGACAAGGTCGACGTCACAGCCTACGGGCTGTGA
- a CDS encoding VOC family protein: MALKRMDNVGIVVEDLEAAIDFFCELGLELEGRATIEGDWAGRVTGLGDQHVEIAMMRTPDGHSRLELSRFLAPPVVSDHRNAPVNALGYLRAMFTVDDIDETLERLRARGAQLVGEVVRYKDAYRLCYIRGPERLLIGLAQELG, encoded by the coding sequence ATGGCGCTCAAGCGGATGGACAACGTCGGAATCGTCGTCGAGGACCTCGAAGCGGCGATTGATTTCTTCTGCGAACTCGGACTCGAGCTCGAAGGCCGGGCCACGATCGAAGGAGACTGGGCCGGTCGCGTCACCGGACTGGGCGATCAGCATGTCGAGATCGCCATGATGCGCACGCCGGACGGCCACAGCCGGCTCGAGCTCTCCCGCTTCCTCGCGCCGCCTGTCGTCTCGGATCACCGGAATGCCCCGGTCAACGCGCTGGGCTACCTCCGCGCCATGTTCACCGTGGACGACATCGACGAGACGCTTGAAAGGCTCCGTGCACGCGGCGCGCAGCTCGTGGGCGAAGTCGTCCGCTACAAGGACGCCTATCGGCTCTGCTATATCCGCGGGCCTGAACGGCTCCTCATCGGCCTCGCCCAGGAACTCGGCTGA
- a CDS encoding hydantoinase B/oxoprolinase family protein — MTVSAIDYAVLSQAILAAAREMGAKLVRSAYSTILREARDGSAAILDRDGNTVAQAELIPMQLGTIGSVFQACAREYDLDEVGPDDFFVINDSYSGGQHLQDVFFFHPIFAGERRVGFAASVAHHLDIGGGSPGLSVHARDVHSEGIIIPPTKFSMSRDWNGGPLERLLRANVRAPLQTMGDFNAQIAANRIGAQRIGELCARYGAETVEEVMADFQSYTERRVRAAIAEAPDGTYTGEAVIDDDGLGHGPIRVKSTVTIARDRMTVDYTGTDPQVATNLNAPLAAAISATMSCVKSVLTSPDIPFNAGLTRSIDVIVPEGSILNPRYPAPVRARMEICYRAFNATMNALSQAVPDQVIANGFDCTTVACLSWLNNGAYSVYLEIFGGGYGASRQEDGCDAIDSPMSNCANTPVEAIDQDYDFFRVETYALTPDSFGHGTMRGGAGFTKSFRILRDGATVALYADRFATAPEPLFGGTAGGMGACEIHRDGEVIRLTSKDMAELRAGDLVVFRLGGGAGYGRACDRPAALVAEDLRNGLLSEETARQAYPAQMETLG, encoded by the coding sequence ATGACCGTATCCGCCATCGATTATGCCGTGCTGAGCCAGGCCATTCTCGCCGCCGCGCGCGAAATGGGGGCGAAGCTTGTCCGCTCGGCCTATTCCACCATTCTGCGCGAGGCGCGCGACGGTTCCGCGGCGATCCTCGACCGCGACGGCAACACCGTGGCGCAGGCCGAGCTGATCCCCATGCAGCTCGGGACCATCGGCTCGGTCTTTCAGGCCTGCGCGCGCGAATACGACCTCGACGAGGTGGGGCCGGACGATTTCTTCGTCATCAACGACTCCTATTCGGGCGGCCAGCACCTGCAGGACGTGTTCTTCTTCCACCCGATCTTCGCCGGCGAGCGCCGCGTGGGCTTCGCCGCCTCGGTGGCGCACCACCTCGATATCGGCGGCGGCAGCCCCGGCCTTTCGGTCCATGCCCGCGACGTGCACTCCGAAGGCATCATCATTCCGCCCACCAAGTTCTCGATGAGTCGCGACTGGAATGGCGGCCCGCTGGAGCGCCTCCTGCGCGCCAATGTGCGCGCGCCCCTGCAGACCATGGGCGACTTCAACGCCCAGATCGCCGCCAACCGTATCGGCGCGCAGCGCATCGGCGAACTGTGTGCCCGCTACGGCGCGGAGACGGTCGAGGAGGTCATGGCCGACTTCCAGTCCTATACCGAGCGCCGCGTGCGCGCGGCAATCGCGGAGGCGCCCGACGGCACCTATACCGGCGAGGCGGTGATCGACGACGACGGGCTGGGCCACGGGCCGATCCGCGTCAAGTCGACCGTCACCATCGCCCGCGACCGCATGACCGTGGATTATACCGGCACCGATCCGCAGGTCGCCACGAACCTCAACGCACCGCTGGCGGCGGCGATCTCGGCCACCATGTCGTGTGTGAAGTCGGTGCTGACCTCGCCCGATATCCCGTTCAATGCGGGCCTCACCCGCTCCATCGATGTGATCGTGCCGGAGGGGTCGATCCTCAATCCGCGCTATCCAGCCCCTGTGCGGGCACGCATGGAGATCTGCTACCGCGCCTTCAACGCCACGATGAATGCGCTGTCGCAGGCGGTGCCGGATCAGGTCATCGCCAACGGCTTCGACTGCACCACCGTGGCCTGCCTGAGCTGGCTCAACAACGGCGCCTATTCGGTCTATCTGGAGATCTTCGGCGGCGGCTATGGCGCCTCCAGGCAGGAGGACGGCTGCGACGCCATCGACAGCCCCATGTCGAACTGCGCCAACACGCCGGTGGAGGCCATCGACCAGGATTACGACTTCTTCCGGGTCGAGACCTATGCGCTGACGCCCGACAGTTTCGGCCACGGCACGATGCGTGGCGGCGCGGGCTTCACCAAATCCTTCCGCATCCTGCGCGACGGCGCGACGGTGGCCCTTTATGCCGACCGGTTCGCCACCGCGCCCGAGCCGCTGTTCGGCGGCACTGCGGGCGGCATGGGCGCCTGCGAGATCCATCGCGACGGCGAGGTGATCCGGCTCACCTCGAAGGACATGGCCGAGCTGAGGGCGGGCGATCTGGTGGTCTTCCGGCTGGGCGGCGGCGCCGGCTACGGCCGGGCCTGCGACCGTCCAGCCGCGCTCGTCGCGGAGGATCTCCGCAACGGGCTCCTGAGCGAGGAGACCGCGCGGCAGGCTTATCCTGCGCAGATGGAGACGCTGGGATGA
- a CDS encoding TRAP transporter small permease: MLARIDKGLLLLARALMLLAGAGLALMMLQTVAGVVADNFWNQPIPGNLEIISVYHMVLVVFLPLAFVEWQHENIEVDLLWQLMPGWMQRTVLVLGYLVCAAFFAILVRQTWFDAVAAMAKGEMMMGNVYVLIWPAKFVLPVGFAAIGLVSLRHALNAALDPGFSPAPADPAEGHI, encoded by the coding sequence ATGCTGGCCAGGATCGACAAGGGGCTGTTGCTGCTTGCCCGCGCGCTGATGCTTCTGGCGGGGGCAGGTCTGGCGCTGATGATGCTCCAGACCGTGGCCGGCGTTGTCGCTGACAATTTCTGGAACCAGCCCATTCCGGGCAATCTGGAGATCATTTCCGTCTATCACATGGTGCTTGTCGTGTTCCTGCCGCTCGCCTTCGTCGAGTGGCAGCACGAGAACATCGAGGTCGATCTGCTCTGGCAGCTCATGCCCGGATGGATGCAGCGCACGGTGCTGGTGCTGGGCTATCTGGTCTGCGCCGCCTTTTTCGCCATCCTCGTGCGCCAGACCTGGTTCGACGCCGTCGCGGCCATGGCCAAGGGCGAGATGATGATGGGCAATGTCTATGTCCTGATCTGGCCCGCGAAATTCGTGCTGCCGGTGGGCTTTGCCGCGATTGGCCTCGTCTCGCTGCGCCATGCGCTGAATGCGGCGCTGGACCCCGGCTTCTCGCCCGCTCCGGCCGACCCCGCCGAAGGACATATCTGA